A single Primulina huaijiensis isolate GDHJ02 unplaced genomic scaffold, ASM1229523v2 scaffold5913, whole genome shotgun sequence DNA region contains:
- the LOC140970346 gene encoding transmembrane 9 superfamily member 1-like: MCDAVRTLCIFIISFLFLVSSTFGKYQAGDPVTLWVNKVGPFNNPQETYNYYTLPFCRSSENAAHKWGGLGEVLGGNELIDSQIDIKFKKDVDKTTICEIELDAVKVKQFRDAVENLYWFEFFMDDLPLWGFIGEVLPDRTRDTKHVLFTHKNLIIKYNENQIIHVNLTQEVPKPLEEGRVLDMSYSVKWVSTNITFARRFDIYLDYPFFEHQIHWFSVFNSFMMVIFLTGLVSMILMRTLRNDYAKYAREDDDLETLERDVSEESGWKLVHGDVFRPPQNLALLSAVVGTGAQLATLVLLVIILAIIGMLYIGRGAIVTTFIICYAFTSFIAGYVSGGMYSRNGGKKWIKSMILTASLFPFMCFGIGFVLNTIAIFYGSLAAIPFGTIVVVFIIWGFISFPLALLGTVVGRNWSGTPNNPCRVKTIPRPIPEKKWYLTPSVISLMGGLLPFGSIFIEMYFVFTSFWNYKVYYVYGFMLLVFVILIIVTICVTIVGTYFLLNAENYHWQWTSFFSAASTALYVYLYSVYYYHVKTKMSGFFQTSFYFGYTLMFCLGLGILCGAVGYLGSRLFVRRIYRNIKCD; the protein is encoded by the exons ATGTGCGACGCCGTTCGAACACTCTGCATCTTCATTATCTCCTTCTTATTCCTTGTTTCCTCCACTTTTGGAAAG TATCAAGCCGGTGATCCAGTCACTCTATGGGTAAACAAGGTTGGCCCATTTAACAATCCCCAGGAAACCTACAATTATTACACCCTCCCATTTTGCCGGTCATCTGAAAATGCTGCTCACAAGTGGGGTGGTCTTGGCGAGGTTCTTGGTGGGAATGAACTTATAGATAGCCAAATTGATATAAAGTTTAAGA AAGATGTTGATAAGACTACAATTTGTGAGATTGAACTGGACGCAGTTAAGGTTAAACAGTTCAGGGATGCTGTGGAGAATTTATACtggtttgaattttttatgg ATGATTTGCCATTGTGGG GTTTTATCGGCGAGGTGCTTCCTGATAGAACTCGCGATACAAAGCATGTGCTATTTACTCATaagaatctcatcatcaaatataatgaaaatcag ATCATTCACGTCAATCTCACTCAAGAAGTTCCTAAACCACTTGAAGAGGGAAGAGTGTTAGATATGTCTTACTCTGTCAAATGGGTTTCAACCAATATAACGTTTGCACGCCGCTTTGACATTTATCTAGACTATCCCTTTTTTGAGCATCag ATCCACTGGTTCTCtgtttttaattctttcatgaTGGTGATTTTCCTTACTGGTCTGGTTTCAATGATATTGATGCGCACCCTTCGCAATGATTATGCTAAATATGCTCGGGAAGATGATGATCTTGAGACGCTG GAGCGGGATGTGAGTGAGGAGTCAGGGTGGAAACTTGTCCATGGTGATGTATTTCGGCCTCCACAAAATTTGGCTCTTCTCTCAGCTGTTGTTGGCACTGGTGCTCAATTAGCAACACTTGTACTTCTTGTCATCATTTTGGCAATCATCGGGATGTTATATATAGG GAGAGGAGCAATTGTCACGACCTTTATCATCTGTTATGCATTCACCTCATTCATTGCTGGTTATGTGAGTGGTGGCATGTATTCTCGAAATGGGG GTAAAAAATGGATAAAGTCAATGATCCTCACGGCATCACTGTTTCCTTTCATGTGCTTTGGTATTGGGTTTGTCTTGAACACTATTGCCATATTTTATGGATCGCTAGCTGCTATACCCTTTGGTACCATTGTGGTTGTTTTCATCATTTGGGGTTTTATTTCTTTCCCATTGGCACTTCTTGGTACTGTTGTTGGAAGAAACTGGAGCGGTACTCCAAACAATCCTTGCCGAGTTAAGACAATTCCCCGTCCAATTCCTGAGAAGAAATGGTATCTCACACCATCCGTAATCTCTCTCATGGGTGGTCTGCTTCCGTTTGGAAGCATTTTCATTGAAATGTATTTTGTCTTCACTTCCTTCTGGAATTACAAG GTTTATTATGTCTACGGCTTCATGCTCCTTGTGTTTGTAATTCTGATCATCGTCACTATTTGTGTTACAATTGTTGGGACTTATTTCTTGCTGAATGCGGAGAACTATCACTGGCAATGGACCTCATTTTTCTCTGCTGCTTCTACTGCTCTTTATGTGTACCTCTATTCTGTGTATTACTATCACGTGAAGACTAAGATGTCTGGCTTCTTCCAGACCAGCTTTTATTTTGGATACACTTTGATGTTCTGTCTTGGGTTGGGAATACTATGTG GCGCAGTTGGATATCTGGGCTCTAGATTGTTTGTCAGGAGAATTTACCGAAACATCAAATGTGACTAA